The Amaranthus tricolor cultivar Red isolate AtriRed21 chromosome 6, ASM2621246v1, whole genome shotgun sequence genome has a segment encoding these proteins:
- the LOC130815605 gene encoding uncharacterized protein LOC130815605 has translation MRLRPGLANVDELREFADWILKFGDGKLEGPNDGKAVIDILEDLLISDASDPMAAIVDCKYLGIREGSIDTSYFHERAILAPTNEIVDNVNEHVLSLFPGEERTYLSLDSISRADGNYDTNNDAFSIEFLKSIHASGDRVIQATVIFGSNIGYRVFITRITLTLLDISKIPIALQRRQYPSWTILRSVSRVTSRKGLKIIICDKDGKVCSHTDNVVYKEVLQTL, from the exons ATGAGATTACGTCCAGGATTAGCCAATGTTGATGAACTCCGAGAATTTGCGGATTGGATTCTAAAATTTGGGGATGGAAAGCTAGAAGGACCTAACGATGGAAAGGCTGTAATTGATATACTTGAAGACCTCTTAATAAGTGATGCATCTGATCCAATGGCTGCAATTGTTGATTGTAAATATCTTGGAATTCGTGAAGGTTCAATTGATACTTCATACTTTCATGAAAGGGCGATTTTAGCACCAACAAATGAGATTGTTGATAATGTCAATGAACATGTATTGTCTCTTTTTCCCGGAGAAGAGAGGACGTACTTAAGTTTAGATTCAATAAGCAGAGCTGACGGTAACTATGATACCAACAATGATGCATTTTCTATTGAATTTCTCAAGTCAATACACGCTTCAG GCGATCGCGTTATACAAGCAACTGTTATATTTGGATCTAACATTGGCTATAGGGTTTTTATTACAAGGATTACACTCACACTGTTAGATATCTCGAAAATCCCAATTGCTCTTCAAAGAAGGCAATATCCT TCATGGACAATTTTACGTTCAGTTTCTAGAGTGACTAGCAGAAAAGGTCTTAAAATCATCATATGTGATAAGGATGGTAAAGTGTGTAGTCACACTGATAATGTTGTATATAAGGAGGTGCTTCAAACCCTCTAG
- the LOC130815217 gene encoding rho guanine nucleotide exchange factor 8-like, with protein sequence MIMMTWLVSELDLMKERFTKLLLGEDMSGGGKGVSSALALSNAITNLAASVFGETKKLEPMPEDKKAKWRREVDWLLSVTDHIVELVPSQQRAADGSIMEIMVTKQRSDLLVNIPALRKLDAMLLDCLDNFQGKTEFKYVESKDANEADKAASRDSDKWWIPTVKIPPGGLSDRTRKWIQQQKDAVNQVLKAAMAINAQVLSEMAIPESYIESLPKNGRASLGDIIYKSITDEFFDPHDLLSSLDMTSEHKVLDLKNRIEASIVIWKRKMIQKDGKSSWSSSVSMEKRELFEERAETMLLILKHHFPGLPQSSLDITKIQYNKDVGHAVLESYSRVLESLAASILNRVDDVMYADSVAVKAAAAAAEAGNENKDELSPGTLTSSTLLDLMSWSIEQGGEAKNFSEFEEKSNEQGNKKIMTKASPENKRISYLEKLEHWGGLRSPTARH encoded by the exons ATGATAATGATGACCTGGCTTGTTTCAGAACTGGATTTGATGAAGGAAAGGTTTACGAAGCTATTGTTGGGTGAAGACATGTCAGGTGGTGGCAAAGGTGTTTCTTCAGCTTTAGCTTTGTCAAATGCCATTACCAATCTAGCAG CTTCTGTATTTGGAGAAACAAAGAAATTGGAGCCAATGCCGGAAGATAAGAAAGCAAAGTGGAGAAGGGAAGTGGATTGGCTCTTGTCAGTCACTGACCACATCGTTGAACTTGTCCCTTCACAACAGCGAGCCGCCGACGGTTCAATCATGGAG ATAATGGTAACGAAACAACGAAGCGATCTCCTAGTCAACATCCCAGCTTTACGAAAACTCGATGCTATGCTTCTT GACTGTTTAGATAACTTTCAAGGGAAGACAGAATTCAAGTATGTGGAATCCAAAGATGCAAACGAGGCAGACAAAGCCGCCAGCCGAGACAGTGATAAGTGGTGGATACCCACAGTCAAGATTCCACCTGGGGGCCTATCAGATCGGACGAGAAAATGGATACAACAACAAAAAGATGCTGTCAACCAGGTACTGAAAGCAGCCATGGCTATCAATGCACAAGTGCTCTCAGAAATGGCGATCCCAGAAAGTTACATCGAATCTCTTCCTAAG AACGGACGAGCAAGCCTTGGTGACATAATCTACAAGAGTATTACAGATGAATTCTTTGATCCACATGATTTACTTTCATCATTGGACATGACATCAGAACACAAAGTCCTAGACCTGAAGAACAGAATTGAGGCTTCGATCGTGATTTGGAAGAGGAAGATGATCCAGAAAGATGGCAAGTCGTCATGGAGTTCATCCGTAAGCATGGAGAAAAGAGAGCTCTTTGAAGAACGGGCAGAAACCATGCTGCTCATACTTAAACATCATTTCCCAGGGCTTCCTCAATCTTCACTTGACATAACCAAAATCCAGTACAATAAG GACGTGGGACATGCAGTGTTGGAGAGTTACTCTAGGGTACTCGAAAGTTTGGCTGCTTCCATCTTGAATCGGGTAGATGACGTTATGTATGCTGATTCTGTGGCTGTaaaagcagcagcagcagcagcagaaGCAGGGAATGAAAACAAAGACGAACTCTCTCCAGGCACACTAACATCCAGCACATTATTAGATTTAATGAGTTGGAGTATCGAGCAAGGAGGAGAAGCAAAGAACTTTAGTGAATTTGAAGAGAAAtcgaatgagcaaggaaataaaaagatcatGACAAAGGCTTCGCCAGAAAACAAGAGGATTTCCTATCTTGAAAAGCTTGAGCATTGGGGGGGCCTAAGAAGTCCAACAGCGCGGCATTAA
- the LOC130814968 gene encoding aspartate aminotransferase, cytoplasmic-like, whose translation MASVFANVVQAPEDPILGVTVAYNKDPSPVKLNLGVGAYRTEEGKPVVLNVVRKAEQSLVNDPSRVKEYLPILGVSDFNKLSAKLILGADSPAILENRIATAQCLSGTGSLRVGTEFLARHYHQRIIYIPQPTWGNHPKVFTLGGLNVKNYRYYDPATRGLDLQGLLEDLNAAESGAIVLFHACAHNPTGVDPTPEQWEQIRQLVRSKEMLPFFDSAYQGFASGSLDEDAQSVRKFVADGGECFIAQSYAKNMGLYGERVGALSIVCKTADVASRVESQLKLVVRPMFSSPPLHGASIVASILKDKDLYDEWTVELKGMADRIISMRQQLFDSLTARGTPGDWSHIIKQIGMFTFTGLNAEQVKFMTKEYHIYMTSDGRISMAGLSSRTVPYLADAIHAAVAQVA comes from the exons ATGGCCTCCGTCTTCGCTAACGTCGTTCAAGCTCCCGAAGATCCGATCCTAGGG GTGACTGTTGCTTATAACAAGGATCCTAGTCCAGTAAAGCTTAATTTAGGAGTTGGCGCTTATCGAACTGAG GAAGGAAAACCTGTTGTGCTAAATGTTGTTAGAAAAGCTGAGCAGAGCTTGGTAAATGATCC GTCCCGTGTGAAGGAGTATCTGCCAATTCTTGGAGTGTCTGACTTCAATAAGTTGTCTGCAAAGCTCATTCTTGGTGCTGACAG CCCTGCCATATTAGAAAACAGGATTGCTACTGCCCAGTGTTTATCTGGTACAGGGTCACTCAGGGTTGGGACTGAATTTCTTGCAAGGCATTACCACCAA CGCATAATATATATTCCACAGCCAACATGGGGAAATCATCCTAAAGTGTTCACATTAGGAGGGTTAAATGTGAAGAATTACCGATACTATGATCCGGCAACACGAGGCCTAGACTTACAAG GTCTTTTGGAAGATCTTAATGCTGCTGAATCAGGAGCAATAGTGCTTTTCCATGCTTGTGCTCATAATCCAACTGGTGTTGATCCAACCCCAGAACAATGGGAACAAATAAGACAGTTAGTGCGATCAAAGGAGATGTTACCTTTCTTTGACAGTGCTTATCAG GGCTTTGCGAGTGGCAGCCTTGATGAAGATGCGCAGTCTGTTCGTAAGTTTGTCGCAGATGGAGGTGAATGTTTCATAGCTCAAAGTTATGCAAAAAATATGGGTCTTTACGGGGAACGTGTTGGTGCTTTAAGCATT GTTTGCAAGACAGCTGACGTGGCAAGCAGGGTTGAAAGCCAGCTGAAGCTTGTGGTCAGACCTATGTTCTCCAGCCCCCCACTCCATGGAGCATCAATTGTAGCTAGTATCCTCAAAGATAA GGATTTGTATGATGAATGGACTGTTGAACTGAAGGGAATGGCAGACCGAATTATCAGCATGCGCCAGCAACTCTTTGATTCATTAACTGCTAGAG GTACTCCTGGAGACTGGAGTCACATTATCAAGCAAATTGGAATGTTCACTTTCACTGGCTTGAATGCTGAACAAGTCAAATTCATGACCAAAGAGTACCACATCTACATGACATCTGATGG GAGGATTAGCATGGCTGGTTTGAGTTCTCGGACTGTTCCTTATCTTGCAGATGCTATTCATGCTGCTGTTGCTCAGGTCGCCTAA
- the LOC130814969 gene encoding uncharacterized protein LOC130814969 isoform X2: MVSRGGHVMLSKPDVSENQLEVESDGAHALHLSTTLRDSEVSDGKLITSKETQRELRKASLEADDVIAATTTVEPNLVEGSKNIVTADAKDPPCFDTEKKEGIKSAAQLDESGKINGEGTSTLDNAHISENVVLTKGLDFGSSCTDTSFTVDGNGNIKSDLYTNSKNIECNGAPKEPKIPLGEKSISKDDERLYEKLAVNHVESASCVKEDQNFVSHQGIGFADKEKVVNIDGFCSRDKAECLNLQAYSRRHHIIFNHV, from the exons ATGGTGTCTCGTGGTGGACATGTTATGCTTTCCAAACCTGATGTATCTGAAAATCAGCTTGAAGTTGAGTCTGATGGTGCACATGCTTTGCATTTATCTACAACCTTAAGAGACAGTGAAGTTTCTGACGGTAAGCTGATAACTTCAAAGGAAACACAGAGAGAACTAAGAAAAGCAAGTCTAGAAGCTGATGATGTTATTGCTGCTACAACTACTGTTGAGCCCAATTTAGTTGAAGGATCCAAAAATATAGTTACTGCAGATGCGAAAGATCCTCCTTGTTTTGATACAGAGAAAAAAGAAGGTATCAAAAGTGCTGCACAATTGGATGAGTCTGGTAAGATCAATGGGGAGGGCACGTCAACACTAGACAATGCTCATATTAGTGAGAATGTAGTTTTAACCAAAGGTCTAGATTTTGGGTCCTCATGCACCGATACTAGCTTTACTGTAGATGGAAATGGAAATATTAAGAGTGATTTGTATACTAATTCAAAGAACATAGAATGTAATGGGGCCCCCAAGGAGCCCAAGATACCTCTTGGGGAGAAATCTATTAGTAAAGATGATGAAAGGCTATATGAAAAGCTTGCTGTCAATCATGTGGAAAGTGCTTCTTGCGTTAAGGAGGATCAGAATTTTGTCAGCCACCAAGGCATTGGTTTTGCTGACAAAGAGAAAGTAGTTAACATAGATGGATTTTGTTCTAGAGACAAGGCTGAGTGTCTAAATCTGCAAGCATATTCACGAAGGCACCATATCATATTCAACCATG TGTAG
- the LOC130814969 gene encoding uncharacterized protein LOC130814969 isoform X1 — translation MVSRGGHVMLSKPDVSENQLEVESDGAHALHLSTTLRDSEVSDGKLITSKETQRELRKASLEADDVIAATTTVEPNLVEGSKNIVTADAKDPPCFDTEKKEGIKSAAQLDESGKINGEGTSTLDNAHISENVVLTKGLDFGSSCTDTSFTVDGNGNIKSDLYTNSKNIECNGAPKEPKIPLGEKSISKDDERLYEKLAVNHVESASCVKEDQNFVSHQGIGFADKEKVVNIDGFCSRDKAECLNLQAYSRRHHIIFNHGIFK, via the coding sequence ATGGTGTCTCGTGGTGGACATGTTATGCTTTCCAAACCTGATGTATCTGAAAATCAGCTTGAAGTTGAGTCTGATGGTGCACATGCTTTGCATTTATCTACAACCTTAAGAGACAGTGAAGTTTCTGACGGTAAGCTGATAACTTCAAAGGAAACACAGAGAGAACTAAGAAAAGCAAGTCTAGAAGCTGATGATGTTATTGCTGCTACAACTACTGTTGAGCCCAATTTAGTTGAAGGATCCAAAAATATAGTTACTGCAGATGCGAAAGATCCTCCTTGTTTTGATACAGAGAAAAAAGAAGGTATCAAAAGTGCTGCACAATTGGATGAGTCTGGTAAGATCAATGGGGAGGGCACGTCAACACTAGACAATGCTCATATTAGTGAGAATGTAGTTTTAACCAAAGGTCTAGATTTTGGGTCCTCATGCACCGATACTAGCTTTACTGTAGATGGAAATGGAAATATTAAGAGTGATTTGTATACTAATTCAAAGAACATAGAATGTAATGGGGCCCCCAAGGAGCCCAAGATACCTCTTGGGGAGAAATCTATTAGTAAAGATGATGAAAGGCTATATGAAAAGCTTGCTGTCAATCATGTGGAAAGTGCTTCTTGCGTTAAGGAGGATCAGAATTTTGTCAGCCACCAAGGCATTGGTTTTGCTGACAAAGAGAAAGTAGTTAACATAGATGGATTTTGTTCTAGAGACAAGGCTGAGTGTCTAAATCTGCAAGCATATTCACGAAGGCACCATATCATATTCAACCATGGTATCTTTAAATAA